In the genome of Chloroflexota bacterium, the window CATCGGCGTATCCTAGAGCGAGTCTTCATTAGGCCGACACCATCCGATATCAGGTGGGTGGACATTGAGAGTATGTTGGAAGCAGTGGGCGTGGAGGTCTCAGAACGGGCAGGTTCGCGGTTGCTATTGAAGAAGGGCGCGGAGCGCATTGTGGTTCACAGGCCGCATCCTAGCCCACAGACCGGCAGGGCTACGGTTCGCAGCGTCGCCATGCTTTTGAGGACACTAGGAGTGACGCCATGATGGAGTATAAAGGCTACATAGCCACGATTGAATATGACGATTCGGTAGGGCTTCTGCATGGACAGGTCGTCAACGCTGGGCCCTATCCCATCGTCACGTTCGAGGCCACTAACGTAGAAGGACTGAAACGCGAGTTTCGCATTTCAATCGAAGAGTACCTAGCCTCGTGCGCGGAAGATGGCGTGGAGCCACGCAAACCGCTCTCTGGAAAGCTCACGCTGCGGCTCGGATCGGACTTGCATCAGCGCGTGGCGGTCACAGCGCTGCAGAGCGGCATGAGCATCAACGAGTGGATCAAGCACGTGCTAGGGTGTGT includes:
- a CDS encoding type II toxin-antitoxin system HicA family toxin, with the translated sequence MRRQHRRILERVFIRPTPSDIRWVDIESMLEAVGVEVSERAGSRLLLKKGAERIVVHRPHPSPQTGRATVRSVAMLLRTLGVTP
- a CDS encoding type II toxin-antitoxin system HicB family antitoxin, with amino-acid sequence MMEYKGYIATIEYDDSVGLLHGQVVNAGPYPIVTFEATNVEGLKREFRISIEEYLASCAEDGVEPRKPLSGKLTLRLGSDLHQRVAVTALQSGMSINEWIKHVLGCVVKVR